From Strix uralensis isolate ZFMK-TIS-50842 chromosome 1, bStrUra1, whole genome shotgun sequence, a single genomic window includes:
- the RECQL4 gene encoding ATP-dependent DNA helicase Q4 isoform X1, protein MERLWEVKALLKQWEAAFLRERRRKPSQADIEVAPEDTKRLYKEYKMLKQHREESDPSRLSPSCQPAAQETPTAEQAPDSGCWGAHLNRQPKTPEPRRHSRAVPKTSAQYYGMKLKSNLGAARKETSLTPRRTPIPKRTLAVPELHTNSGTGDKPASPVPAEASQSEGDEPGDLLLPPSVSGLAPIILTAGLKPPPPPTPDKFQQLKRTVAQRLGSLDPAWLQRCQGTPGDKETVLGATQAGEEGRDSCAPPEQDGGVGGASVGDSGRKRPRGDGGDDAVAPAKFKRCCRGSAKGAFGAASGLKQSKEEEKEEEEHMAAQKESRKVSDPSENILGELEEEEEEEKPRPTRRAGAARAPPRGGDNFVRLNLKKKSHVRGYTLRGNRLRKQVRKQKWQKKAEQFGGGGGSVARRSDVCFRCGGTGHWASACRGRVETAAGPLPEENGHADEEEEAPLPTLEEVARKTNTVCRELSAESGGSNREKSEKISEALTHLDVWRPPDEPPAPPAPVEPLYSLGPEGEVQETPQEVFEALKALGYSSFRPGQEVAIMRILSGLSTLVVLSTGLGKSLCYQLPAYLYHKHSKSIALVISPLVSLMDDQVSGLPPCLTAVCIHSNMSKPQREAAMEKVRQGEVQVLLLSPEALVGGSGLKSSFVPSACRLPAVAFACIDEAHCVSEWSHNFRPSYLQLCKILRDRLGVRCFLGLTATATLATARDVAQHLGIPAEEGLTVRCTAVPPNLRLSVSMDRDRDQALVSLLQGERFGHLDSVIIYCTRREETTRIAALIRTCLRGATEPLRDAARGKKAKAKRVRCPLKWIADAYHAGLSSAERRRVQNAFMKGQLRVVVATVAFGMGLDKPDVRGVVHYNMPKNFESYVQEIGRAGRDGEPAHCHLFLDPEGRDLHELRRHVYGDSVDFFTIKKLVQKVFSPCKCLELHQKHQDVIKVTPHLSQYDEVEDAEMAELLEEEDGGGVTRQSGQRLCYKHERAFPIQQTVESLDVRQEGIETLLCYLELHPRRWLELLPPTYSSCRLLCYRGPRQLRDVARSSPPVAVCLARERLAGRDHDHTSSLEFDVVSLSDSMGWEVVLVKRALRQLQWDPRLCQGGREGKTGVLVEFGDLSFHLRAYGDLTDGELDSVCDFLHRRVVTREKAALGQLRACFQAFQRREVDSGACSVAFQTCDPHPADEEEERSSCLKALLSDYFEKEPAGQQAEHSCQEEEEEEDDLSDAKLQDWESRIRADIRHFLTIRQDEKFSGRAIARIFHGISSPCFPAQVYGRDRRFWRKYLPFDFHRLARLATEEILAGRFSRRVQAWGGVEATPVAGASGR, encoded by the exons GGCTCTACAAGGAGTATAAGATGCTCAAGCAGCATAGAGAGGAGTCAGATCCCTCCCGCCTCAGCCCCTCCTGCCAACCAGCAGCCCAGGAGACCCCAACCGCAGAGCAG GCGCCGGACTCCGGTTGTTGGGGCGCACACCTGAACCGGCAGCCCAAAACCCCCGAGCCGCGTCGCCACAGCCGCGCCGTGCCGAAAACCTCGGCGCAGTACTATGGGATGAAGCTGAAATCCAACCTGGGAGCTGCCAGGAAG GAGACATCCCTGACCCCGAGGAGGACCCCAATTCCCAAGAGGACTTTGGCTGTCCCTGAACTTCACACAAATTCGGGGACAGGTGACAAACCTGCATCCCCAGTGCCGGCGGAGGCTTCGCAGAGTGAGGGAGATGAGCCAGGAgatctcctccttcctccctcggTGTCGGGGCTGGCCCCCATCATCCTCACCGCGGGGTTGaagccccccccgccgccgacACCGGATAAATTCCAGCAGCTGAAGCGAACGGTGGCGCAGAGACTGGGCTCGCTGGATCCCGCCTGGCTGCAGAGGTGCCAGGGGACACCCGGGGACAAAGAGACAGTGCTGGGTGCCACGCAGGccggggaggagggaagggacagCTGCGCCCCCCCAGAGCAGGATGGAGGTGTTGGGGGAGCGTCGGTGGGAGATTCTGGGAGGAAAAGGCCACGGGGAGATGGTGGAGACGACGCGGTGGCTCCGGCAAAGTTCAAGCGATGCTGCCGAGGCTCAGCCAAGGGAGCGTTCGGCGCTGCCAGCGGGCTGAAGCagagcaaggaggaggaaaaggaggaggaagagcacaTGGCAGCCCAAAAGGAGAGCAGGAAGGTGTCGGATCCTTCAGAAAACATCCTGGGggagttggaggaggaggaagaggaggaaaagcccAGACCCACACGCAGAGCCGGTGCTGCCAG AGCACCTCCACGGGGAGGCGACAACTTCGTCAGGCTTAACCTGAAGAAAAAATCTCACGTCCGAGGTTACACCCTGCGGGGAAATCGCCTTCGCAAGCAG GTGAGGAAGCAGAAGTGGCAGAAGAAAGCGGAGCAGTTCGGAGGAGGCGGAGGATCCGTCGCCCGACGCTCGGACGTCTGCTTCAGGTGCGGCGGGACGGGGCACTGGGCATCGGCGTGCCGGGGTCGAG TAGAGACGGCTGCTGGCCCGCTGCCGGAGGAGAACGGCCACGCCGATGAAGAGGAGGAGGCTCCCCTGCCTACGCTGGAAGAAGTGGCTCGCAAGACCAACACCGTCTGCCGAGAGCTCTCCG CAGAGAGCGGAGGCAGCAACCGGGAAAAATCTGAGAAGATTTCAGAGGCGTTGACTCACCTGGATGTGTGGAGGCCGCCGGACGagccgcccgctccccccgcgcccgTCGAGCCCCTCTATAGCCTTGGGCCGGAGGGGGAAGTGCAAG AGACCCCTCAGGAGGTGTTTGAGGCTCTGAAGGCGCTGGGCTATAGCTCCTTCCGCCCAGGCCAGGAGGTGGCCATCATGAGGATCCTCTCAG GCCTGTCCACGCTGGTGGTGTTATCAACGGGGTTGGGGAAGTCCCTCTGTTACCAGCTCCCTGCTTACCTCTACCACAAACACTCCAAATCCATCGCCTTGGTCATCTCCCCGCTGGTGTCCCTCATGGATGACCAG GTTTCAGGGTTGCCACCGTGCCTGACGGCCGTCTGCATCCACTCCAACATGAGCAAACCCCAGCGGGAAGCAGCGATGGAGAAG GTGAGGCAGGGCGaggtgcaggtgctgctgctgtcgCCCGAGGCGTTGGTTGGCGGAAGCGGCTTGAAATCCAGTTTCGTGCCCTCCGCCTGTCGCCTGCCGGCCGTGGCCTTCGCCTGCATCGACGAAGCTCACTGCGTCTCCGAGTGGTCCCACAATTTCCGCCCCTCCTACCTGCAGCTCTGCAAG ATTCTCCGGGATCGCTTGGGCGTGCGGTGCTTCTTGGGGCTGACGGCAACCGCCACGCTGGCCACGGCGCGGGACGTGGCCCAACACCTCGGCATCCCAGCGGAGGAAGGGCTGACGGTGCGGTGCACCGCCGTGCCCCCGAACCTGCGCCTCTCTGTCTCCATGGACAGGGACAGGGATCAG GCCCTCGTCTCCCTGCTGCAAGGGGAACGTTTCGGACACCTGGACTCCGTCATCATTTACTGCACGCGGCGGGAGGAGACGACTCGCATCGCGGCGCTCATCCGGACCTGCCTGCGGGGAGCCACGGAGCCGCTGCGGGACGCTGCCCgagggaagaaagcaaagg caaaaaggGTTCGCTGCCCGCTGAAGTGGATTGCCGACGCTTACCACGCCGGCCTCTCCTCTGCCGAACGCCGCCGTGTCCAGAACGCCTTCATGAAGGGCCAACTCCGCGTGGTGGTGGCCACGGTGGCTTTCGGCATGGGGTTGGATAAGCCCGACGTCCGTGGCGTCGTGCATTACAACATGCCCAAAAATTTTGAGAGTTACGTGCAAGAGATCGGCCGGGCCGGGCGAGACGGCGAGCCGGCTCACTGCCACCTCTTCTTAGACCCAGAA GGCAGGGATCTCCACGAGCTGCGGCGCCACGTTTATGGCGACTCGGTGGATTTTTTCACCATCAAGAAGCTGGTGCAGAAGGTTTTCTCTCCCTGCAAGTGCCTGGAGCTGCACCAGAAACACCAGGATGTCATCAAG GTGACGCCGCATCTGTCGCAGTACGATGAGGTGGAGGATGCTGAAATGGCCGAGCtcttggaggaggaggatggtggcGGCGTGACAAGGCAGAGCGGGCAGCGCCTGTGCTACAAGCACGAGCGAGCCTTCCCCATCCAACAAACCGTGGAGTCCCTAGACGTCCGGCAGGAAG GTATTGAGACCCTCCTGTGCTACCTGGAGCTGCACCCACGGCGCTGGCTGGAGCTCCTGCCTCCCACCTACTCTTCCTGCCGCCTGCTCTGCTACAGGGGACCCCGACAACTCCGGGATGTGGCGCGGAG CTCACCCCCCGTCGCCGTCTGCCTGGCCCGGGAGCGGCTGGCAGGGAGGGATCACGACCACACCAGCTCTCTGGAATTCGACGTGGTCTCGCTGAGCGATTCCATGGGTTGGGAAGTGGTGCTGGTGAAACGCGCCCTGCGCCAGCTCCAGTGGGATCCGCGCCTGTGCCAAG GCGGCCGCGAAGGGAAAACCGGCGTTTTGGTGGAGTTTGGGGATTTATCCTTCCACCTACGCGCCTACGGCGACCTCACCGATGGCGAGCTGGACTCCGTCTGCGACTTCCTCCACCGCAGGGTGGTCACCAGGGAGAAAGCAGCTCTTGGCCAGCTCCGTGCCTGCTTCCAGGCCTTCCAGAG GAGGGAGGTTGATAGCGGGGCGTGCAGCGTGGCCTTCCAGACCTGCGACCCTCACCCTGCggacgaggaagaggagaggagctCCTGCCTGAAGGCTCTGCTCAGCGACTACTTCGAGAAGGAGCCCGCGGGCCAGCAGGCTGAGCACAgctgccaggaggaagaggaggaggaggatgatctCAGCGACGCGAAA CTGCAGGACTGGGAGAGCCGCATCCGCGCCGACATCCGCCACTTCCTCACCATCCGCCAGGACGAGAAATTCTCCGGCAGAGCCATCGCCAGGATATTTCACGGCATCA GCAGCCCTTGTTTTCCTGCTCAGGTTTACGGCCGCGATCGCCGGTTCTGGAGGAAATATCTCCCCTTCGACTTCCACCGCCTCGCCCGCCTGGCCACCGAGGAGATCCTGGCTGGCAG GTTTTCCCGGCGGGTGCAGGCGTGGGGAGGCGTTGAAGCTACACCAGTGGCCGGAGCATCAGGGCGGTGA
- the RECQL4 gene encoding ATP-dependent DNA helicase Q4 isoform X2 has protein sequence MERLWEVKALLKQWEAAFLRERRRKPSQADIEVAPEDTKRLYKEYKMLKQHREESDPSRLSPSCQPAAQETPTAEQAPDSGCWGAHLNRQPKTPEPRRHSRAVPKTSAQYYGMKLKSNLGAARKETSLTPRRTPIPKRTLAVPELHTNSGTGDKPASPVPAEASQSEGDEPGDLLLPPSVSGLAPIILTAGLKPPPPPTPDKFQQLKRTVAQRLGSLDPAWLQRCQGTPGDKETVLGATQAGEEGRDSCAPPEQDGGVGGASVGDSGRKRPRGDGGDDAVAPAKFKRCCRGSAKGAFGAASGLKQSKEEEKEEEEHMAAQKESRKVSDPSENILGELEEEEEEEKPRPTRRAGAARAPPRGGDNFVRLNLKKKSHVRGYTLRGNRLRKQVRKQKWQKKAEQFGGGGGSVARRSDVCFRCGGTGHWASACRGRVETAAGPLPEENGHADEEEEAPLPTLEEVARKTNTVCRELSAESGGSNREKSEKISEALTHLDVWRPPDEPPAPPAPVEPLYSLGPEGEVQETPQEVFEALKALGYSSFRPGQEVAIMRILSGLSTLVVLSTGLGKSLCYQLPAYLYHKHSKSIALVISPLVSLMDDQVSGLPPCLTAVCIHSNMSKPQREAAMEKVRQGEVQVLLLSPEALVGGSGLKSSFVPSACRLPAVAFACIDEAHCVSEWSHNFRPSYLQLCKILRDRLGVRCFLGLTATATLATARDVAQHLGIPAEEGLTVRCTAVPPNLRLSVSMDRDRDQALVSLLQGERFGHLDSVIIYCTRREETTRIAALIRTCLRGATEPLRDAARGKKAKAKRVRCPLKWIADAYHAGLSSAERRRVQNAFMKGQLRVVVATVAFGMGLDKPDVRGVVHYNMPKNFESYVQEIGRAGRDGEPAHCHLFLDPEGRDLHELRRHVYGDSVDFFTIKKLVQKVFSPCKCLELHQKHQDVIKVTPHLSQYDEVEDAEMAELLEEEDGGGVTRQSGQRLCYKHERAFPIQQTVESLDVRQEGIETLLCYLELHPRRWLELLPPTYSSCRLLCYRGPRQLRDVARSSPPVAVCLARERLAGRDHDHTSSLEFDVVSLSDSMGWEVVLVKRALRQLQWDPRLCQGGREGKTGVLVEFGDLSFHLRAYGDLTDGELDSVCDFLHRRVVTREKAALGQLRACFQAFQSVAFQTCDPHPADEEEERSSCLKALLSDYFEKEPAGQQAEHSCQEEEEEEDDLSDAKLQDWESRIRADIRHFLTIRQDEKFSGRAIARIFHGISSPCFPAQVYGRDRRFWRKYLPFDFHRLARLATEEILAGR, from the exons GGCTCTACAAGGAGTATAAGATGCTCAAGCAGCATAGAGAGGAGTCAGATCCCTCCCGCCTCAGCCCCTCCTGCCAACCAGCAGCCCAGGAGACCCCAACCGCAGAGCAG GCGCCGGACTCCGGTTGTTGGGGCGCACACCTGAACCGGCAGCCCAAAACCCCCGAGCCGCGTCGCCACAGCCGCGCCGTGCCGAAAACCTCGGCGCAGTACTATGGGATGAAGCTGAAATCCAACCTGGGAGCTGCCAGGAAG GAGACATCCCTGACCCCGAGGAGGACCCCAATTCCCAAGAGGACTTTGGCTGTCCCTGAACTTCACACAAATTCGGGGACAGGTGACAAACCTGCATCCCCAGTGCCGGCGGAGGCTTCGCAGAGTGAGGGAGATGAGCCAGGAgatctcctccttcctccctcggTGTCGGGGCTGGCCCCCATCATCCTCACCGCGGGGTTGaagccccccccgccgccgacACCGGATAAATTCCAGCAGCTGAAGCGAACGGTGGCGCAGAGACTGGGCTCGCTGGATCCCGCCTGGCTGCAGAGGTGCCAGGGGACACCCGGGGACAAAGAGACAGTGCTGGGTGCCACGCAGGccggggaggagggaagggacagCTGCGCCCCCCCAGAGCAGGATGGAGGTGTTGGGGGAGCGTCGGTGGGAGATTCTGGGAGGAAAAGGCCACGGGGAGATGGTGGAGACGACGCGGTGGCTCCGGCAAAGTTCAAGCGATGCTGCCGAGGCTCAGCCAAGGGAGCGTTCGGCGCTGCCAGCGGGCTGAAGCagagcaaggaggaggaaaaggaggaggaagagcacaTGGCAGCCCAAAAGGAGAGCAGGAAGGTGTCGGATCCTTCAGAAAACATCCTGGGggagttggaggaggaggaagaggaggaaaagcccAGACCCACACGCAGAGCCGGTGCTGCCAG AGCACCTCCACGGGGAGGCGACAACTTCGTCAGGCTTAACCTGAAGAAAAAATCTCACGTCCGAGGTTACACCCTGCGGGGAAATCGCCTTCGCAAGCAG GTGAGGAAGCAGAAGTGGCAGAAGAAAGCGGAGCAGTTCGGAGGAGGCGGAGGATCCGTCGCCCGACGCTCGGACGTCTGCTTCAGGTGCGGCGGGACGGGGCACTGGGCATCGGCGTGCCGGGGTCGAG TAGAGACGGCTGCTGGCCCGCTGCCGGAGGAGAACGGCCACGCCGATGAAGAGGAGGAGGCTCCCCTGCCTACGCTGGAAGAAGTGGCTCGCAAGACCAACACCGTCTGCCGAGAGCTCTCCG CAGAGAGCGGAGGCAGCAACCGGGAAAAATCTGAGAAGATTTCAGAGGCGTTGACTCACCTGGATGTGTGGAGGCCGCCGGACGagccgcccgctccccccgcgcccgTCGAGCCCCTCTATAGCCTTGGGCCGGAGGGGGAAGTGCAAG AGACCCCTCAGGAGGTGTTTGAGGCTCTGAAGGCGCTGGGCTATAGCTCCTTCCGCCCAGGCCAGGAGGTGGCCATCATGAGGATCCTCTCAG GCCTGTCCACGCTGGTGGTGTTATCAACGGGGTTGGGGAAGTCCCTCTGTTACCAGCTCCCTGCTTACCTCTACCACAAACACTCCAAATCCATCGCCTTGGTCATCTCCCCGCTGGTGTCCCTCATGGATGACCAG GTTTCAGGGTTGCCACCGTGCCTGACGGCCGTCTGCATCCACTCCAACATGAGCAAACCCCAGCGGGAAGCAGCGATGGAGAAG GTGAGGCAGGGCGaggtgcaggtgctgctgctgtcgCCCGAGGCGTTGGTTGGCGGAAGCGGCTTGAAATCCAGTTTCGTGCCCTCCGCCTGTCGCCTGCCGGCCGTGGCCTTCGCCTGCATCGACGAAGCTCACTGCGTCTCCGAGTGGTCCCACAATTTCCGCCCCTCCTACCTGCAGCTCTGCAAG ATTCTCCGGGATCGCTTGGGCGTGCGGTGCTTCTTGGGGCTGACGGCAACCGCCACGCTGGCCACGGCGCGGGACGTGGCCCAACACCTCGGCATCCCAGCGGAGGAAGGGCTGACGGTGCGGTGCACCGCCGTGCCCCCGAACCTGCGCCTCTCTGTCTCCATGGACAGGGACAGGGATCAG GCCCTCGTCTCCCTGCTGCAAGGGGAACGTTTCGGACACCTGGACTCCGTCATCATTTACTGCACGCGGCGGGAGGAGACGACTCGCATCGCGGCGCTCATCCGGACCTGCCTGCGGGGAGCCACGGAGCCGCTGCGGGACGCTGCCCgagggaagaaagcaaagg caaaaaggGTTCGCTGCCCGCTGAAGTGGATTGCCGACGCTTACCACGCCGGCCTCTCCTCTGCCGAACGCCGCCGTGTCCAGAACGCCTTCATGAAGGGCCAACTCCGCGTGGTGGTGGCCACGGTGGCTTTCGGCATGGGGTTGGATAAGCCCGACGTCCGTGGCGTCGTGCATTACAACATGCCCAAAAATTTTGAGAGTTACGTGCAAGAGATCGGCCGGGCCGGGCGAGACGGCGAGCCGGCTCACTGCCACCTCTTCTTAGACCCAGAA GGCAGGGATCTCCACGAGCTGCGGCGCCACGTTTATGGCGACTCGGTGGATTTTTTCACCATCAAGAAGCTGGTGCAGAAGGTTTTCTCTCCCTGCAAGTGCCTGGAGCTGCACCAGAAACACCAGGATGTCATCAAG GTGACGCCGCATCTGTCGCAGTACGATGAGGTGGAGGATGCTGAAATGGCCGAGCtcttggaggaggaggatggtggcGGCGTGACAAGGCAGAGCGGGCAGCGCCTGTGCTACAAGCACGAGCGAGCCTTCCCCATCCAACAAACCGTGGAGTCCCTAGACGTCCGGCAGGAAG GTATTGAGACCCTCCTGTGCTACCTGGAGCTGCACCCACGGCGCTGGCTGGAGCTCCTGCCTCCCACCTACTCTTCCTGCCGCCTGCTCTGCTACAGGGGACCCCGACAACTCCGGGATGTGGCGCGGAG CTCACCCCCCGTCGCCGTCTGCCTGGCCCGGGAGCGGCTGGCAGGGAGGGATCACGACCACACCAGCTCTCTGGAATTCGACGTGGTCTCGCTGAGCGATTCCATGGGTTGGGAAGTGGTGCTGGTGAAACGCGCCCTGCGCCAGCTCCAGTGGGATCCGCGCCTGTGCCAAG GCGGCCGCGAAGGGAAAACCGGCGTTTTGGTGGAGTTTGGGGATTTATCCTTCCACCTACGCGCCTACGGCGACCTCACCGATGGCGAGCTGGACTCCGTCTGCGACTTCCTCCACCGCAGGGTGGTCACCAGGGAGAAAGCAGCTCTTGGCCAGCTCCGTGCCTGCTTCCAGGCCTTCCAGAG CGTGGCCTTCCAGACCTGCGACCCTCACCCTGCggacgaggaagaggagaggagctCCTGCCTGAAGGCTCTGCTCAGCGACTACTTCGAGAAGGAGCCCGCGGGCCAGCAGGCTGAGCACAgctgccaggaggaagaggaggaggaggatgatctCAGCGACGCGAAA CTGCAGGACTGGGAGAGCCGCATCCGCGCCGACATCCGCCACTTCCTCACCATCCGCCAGGACGAGAAATTCTCCGGCAGAGCCATCGCCAGGATATTTCACGGCATCA GCAGCCCTTGTTTTCCTGCTCAGGTTTACGGCCGCGATCGCCGGTTCTGGAGGAAATATCTCCCCTTCGACTTCCACCGCCTCGCCCGCCTGGCCACCGAGGAGATCCTGGCTGGCAGGTGA